The following proteins are encoded in a genomic region of Galbibacter sp. BG1:
- a CDS encoding carbohydrate-binding protein: MKTIFKSNRTTNLLVPKLYCACFFIFIFQLINAQTVTPWLTKGDQSVKLQQQNTVSFSNGNESGVNSININTGTTYQNIDGFGFALTQGSAQALSNLNSTTQNNLLNELFDPSSGNAISIVRISIGASDLSNSVYSYNETSGDVNMNNFSLNGPDKTYLLPILKKILAINPNIKILATPWTAPTWMKTNNTWIGGSLRTQYYEAYANYFVKYLQAMDAEGLSIWAITPQNEPENPFNEPSMLMNSTEQKNFINNNLGPAFASAGYSTKIIAFDHNCDNTAYPIDVLNNSSYTEGAAFHLYAGNISAMSTVKNQTGKNVYFTEQFTSSNGNFDGDFGWHMENVVIGSLRNWSKTVIEWNLASNSDYGPRTPGGCTECLGAITVNGSNSISRNVSYYIIGQISKFVKPGAQRIASNNGSDILTAAFKNTDNSYAVIAYNKSASQKTLHLNWSGKTVQYNVPGRSAVTFNWSSAAPSTPPSSPSGLSAVAGDKQVQLNWNSSAGASSYTVRRSNSSSGSFTTIQSNVTSNSYINTGLTNGTKYYYRVRAVNSVGSSGDSNTASATPTAQIRDAFNRIEAEDYDDSLGIQVENTSDSGGGQNVGYTDTNDYLLYENTDFGSGARSVEARVASNSTFTGSIEFRVGSTTGNLLGTLDIGNTGGWQSWTTKNININLTTGVKNLYLVFKGGNGIGNLNWIKFSTSSISTGGGGGNDIVSGEIYRITNKATGKVMDVSGVSQNNGARIHQWTWGNGNNQKWKVESVGKGNYKLTAQHSNKSLDIVDGSTANGTEIQQWDYFGNDNQKWKIQEASTGFYKIISVKSNKALEVPGGQNTNGIKLVQNSSNNTNQQQWEFQIFSGAASKTIPKENEQMYEDEFASVFPNPVTNNQLNVYLRDLNDASFLFLTDLSGKTVFKTQLLKENSQIELPELSEGIYIVKISNDKQSKTSKILIK; this comes from the coding sequence ATGAAAACTATTTTTAAGTCTAATAGGACTACAAATCTATTAGTACCAAAACTCTATTGCGCCTGTTTTTTCATCTTTATTTTTCAACTTATTAATGCACAAACTGTTACGCCTTGGCTTACTAAAGGAGACCAGAGCGTTAAACTTCAACAACAGAATACGGTTTCGTTTTCCAATGGAAACGAATCTGGTGTCAATAGTATTAATATTAATACTGGCACAACCTATCAAAATATCGATGGTTTTGGTTTTGCACTTACTCAAGGGAGTGCTCAAGCGTTGAGCAACTTAAATAGTACTACGCAAAACAACTTATTAAATGAACTTTTTGATCCGAGTTCTGGAAACGCCATCTCCATAGTTAGGATAAGTATCGGAGCTTCAGATTTAAGTAATTCTGTATATAGTTACAATGAAACTTCTGGGGATGTTAATATGAATAATTTCAGCCTTAATGGTCCCGATAAAACCTATCTTCTTCCAATTTTGAAGAAGATTCTTGCGATTAATCCAAATATTAAAATATTGGCAACTCCATGGACTGCACCCACATGGATGAAAACCAATAACACTTGGATTGGAGGCAGCTTAAGAACTCAGTATTATGAGGCGTATGCCAATTACTTTGTAAAATATTTACAGGCTATGGATGCCGAAGGTCTATCAATTTGGGCAATAACTCCACAAAACGAACCAGAAAATCCCTTTAATGAGCCCAGTATGTTAATGAATTCTACGGAGCAAAAGAATTTTATAAACAACAACCTTGGTCCAGCGTTTGCAAGCGCTGGATACAGCACCAAGATCATCGCTTTCGATCATAATTGCGATAATACAGCTTATCCTATAGATGTATTGAACAACAGCTCTTATACAGAAGGAGCGGCTTTTCATTTATATGCAGGAAATATTTCTGCTATGTCCACTGTAAAAAATCAAACCGGCAAGAATGTCTATTTTACGGAACAGTTTACAAGCAGTAATGGAAATTTTGACGGGGATTTTGGCTGGCATATGGAGAATGTGGTCATAGGCTCTCTGCGCAATTGGTCTAAAACTGTAATAGAGTGGAATCTAGCGTCAAACTCAGATTACGGTCCAAGAACTCCTGGAGGCTGTACGGAATGTTTGGGTGCTATAACGGTAAATGGAAGCAACAGCATCAGCAGAAATGTGTCTTATTATATAATTGGGCAAATTTCTAAATTTGTAAAGCCCGGAGCACAGAGAATAGCTTCCAACAATGGCAGTGATATTCTTACTGCCGCTTTTAAAAATACCGACAACTCTTATGCAGTAATTGCTTACAACAAAAGTGCTTCCCAAAAAACACTTCACCTAAACTGGTCTGGAAAAACCGTTCAATATAATGTTCCGGGGAGATCTGCCGTCACTTTTAATTGGTCTAGTGCGGCACCATCAACCCCACCTTCTTCACCTTCAGGGTTATCTGCTGTTGCCGGTGATAAACAAGTACAATTAAATTGGAACAGTTCAGCAGGAGCGTCGTCTTATACCGTTCGAAGAAGCAATTCTTCTAGTGGTTCTTTTACCACAATTCAATCTAATGTTACTTCCAATAGCTATATAAATACAGGATTAACAAATGGTACTAAATACTATTATAGGGTGCGCGCCGTAAATTCAGTAGGGAGCAGTGGCGATTCCAACACCGCTAGTGCGACTCCAACCGCGCAGATTCGGGATGCATTTAACAGAATAGAAGCTGAAGATTATGATGACAGTTTGGGGATACAAGTGGAGAATACCTCAGATAGTGGTGGAGGGCAAAACGTTGGATACACAGACACCAATGATTACTTGTTATATGAAAATACCGATTTCGGTTCTGGAGCGCGAAGTGTGGAGGCACGTGTAGCATCGAATAGCACATTTACTGGAAGTATAGAATTTAGGGTTGGAAGCACCACAGGAAATCTTTTAGGAACTTTGGATATAGGGAATACTGGGGGATGGCAATCCTGGACAACAAAGAATATCAATATAAATTTAACCACGGGAGTTAAAAACCTTTATCTTGTATTTAAAGGAGGTAACGGGATTGGAAATTTAAATTGGATTAAATTTAGCACTTCTAGCATAAGCACCGGAGGAGGGGGTGGCAATGATATTGTATCTGGCGAAATTTACAGAATTACTAACAAGGCAACGGGTAAAGTAATGGATGTTTCAGGAGTATCTCAAAATAATGGAGCTAGAATACATCAATGGACATGGGGCAATGGTAACAACCAAAAGTGGAAGGTTGAAAGTGTTGGCAAAGGAAATTATAAATTAACGGCACAACACAGTAATAAATCGCTGGATATTGTGGATGGATCTACTGCCAATGGCACAGAAATACAGCAATGGGATTATTTTGGTAACGATAACCAAAAGTGGAAAATACAAGAGGCTTCCACTGGTTTTTACAAAATAATTTCCGTGAAAAGCAATAAAGCGTTAGAAGTGCCCGGTGGACAAAACACGAATGGAATTAAGCTTGTTCAGAACTCATCGAACAACACAAATCAGCAACAATGGGAGTTTCAAATATTTTCAGGTGCAGCTTCGAAAACTATACCAAAAGAGAATGAACAGATGTATGAAGATGAATTTGCCAGTGTTTTTCCAAATCCGGTTACCAATAACCAGTTGAACGTTTATCTAAGGGACTTAAATGATGCCAGTTTTTTATTTTTGACTGATTTAAGTGGAAAAACTGTATTTAAAACACAGCTTTTAAAAGAAAACAGTCAGATAGAATTACCGGAGTTGTCGGAAGGAATTTATATAGTGAAAATATCTAACGATAAGCAAAGTAAAACTTCTAAAATACTCATTAAATAA
- a CDS encoding enoyl-CoA hydratase/isomerase family protein has product MDFENILTEIEDHIGLITINRPKKLNALNKATIEELHHAFKAMDENDEVRVIIITGSGEKAFVAGADIAEFSDFSVYEGSQLAAKGQELLFNLIERLETPVIAAINGFALGGGLELAMACHIRIASDNARMGLPETSLGLIPGYGGTQRLPQLVGKGRAMEMIFTAGMIGTEKALIYGLINEMVAQEQLIPYCKKIAGKIINNSPVAISAAINAINAGFSGSGYKKEIEAFGDCFGTEDFKEGTTAFLEKRKADFKGK; this is encoded by the coding sequence ATGGATTTTGAAAATATTTTAACTGAAATCGAAGACCATATCGGTCTTATCACCATAAACCGCCCAAAAAAACTCAATGCCCTCAATAAAGCTACTATTGAAGAGCTTCACCATGCTTTTAAAGCGATGGATGAAAATGATGAAGTGAGGGTTATTATTATAACCGGGTCTGGCGAAAAAGCATTTGTAGCAGGTGCCGATATTGCAGAATTCTCCGATTTTTCGGTGTACGAAGGCTCGCAACTTGCCGCAAAAGGTCAAGAGTTACTCTTTAATTTAATTGAAAGGCTGGAAACTCCTGTTATAGCAGCTATTAACGGATTTGCCCTTGGTGGCGGTTTAGAGCTAGCCATGGCTTGCCATATTAGAATAGCCAGCGATAATGCGCGCATGGGATTACCAGAAACATCTCTCGGGCTAATTCCAGGATATGGAGGTACGCAGCGCCTACCACAATTGGTAGGTAAGGGAAGAGCTATGGAAATGATTTTTACGGCGGGTATGATCGGCACAGAAAAAGCGCTCATCTACGGCCTAATAAACGAAATGGTTGCACAAGAACAGCTTATTCCCTATTGCAAAAAAATAGCTGGAAAAATCATCAATAACTCTCCTGTCGCCATTTCTGCTGCGATCAATGCGATTAATGCGGGCTTTAGCGGGAGTGGATACAAGAAGGAAATTGAAGCCTTTGGAGATTGTTTTGGAACCGAAGATTTTAAAGAAGGTACCACCGCGTTTTTAGAAAAACGCAAAGCAGATTTCAAAGGGAAATAA
- a CDS encoding ATP-binding protein — MILIVVLASVLIAGVTIYQYKEQAEDYHKEYLQRKEDQLNAQIDYILKNTTWEVKTENLKYILEYKHAIYEASDVLDINFNVYDLDGNLIISSKPRIERGEYNTKLNQNVIQGIASSASRQYVEKTKAAGDRFQSSYSYILDPKFKPIGILHIPYYEDDTFNNNELKEFLLKLAAVYILLLALAVILAYIISKYITRSLKAISDKLHQTRLSKRNQKIYLDDPSEEIGALVDAYNDMIDELERSATLLAKSEREQAWREMAKQVAHEIKNPLTPMRLSVQSFERKFDPTDENAKSKVAEFSKTLIQQIDTMSNIASAFGSFANMPAQQNETLNVIEVVKLSVDIFNEDYIRFITDEKEIIAKLDRTQLIRVITNLVKNAIQAIPEDRDPKIVVNVYSEKDKVKISIADNGVGIAEENQEKIFEPKFTTKTSGMGLGLGMVKNIVETYKGHICLSSVLDKGTVFTVSFPKFRSE, encoded by the coding sequence ATGATATTAATCGTGGTTTTGGCCTCTGTGCTAATTGCCGGCGTTACCATTTATCAATACAAAGAACAGGCAGAAGACTACCATAAAGAATATTTGCAACGAAAAGAAGATCAGCTAAACGCACAAATAGACTACATTCTTAAAAACACCACTTGGGAAGTAAAGACCGAGAATTTAAAATATATCTTAGAATACAAACATGCCATCTACGAAGCTTCAGATGTGTTGGACATTAATTTTAATGTTTACGATCTTGATGGGAATTTAATTATAAGCTCCAAACCTCGAATAGAGCGTGGGGAATACAACACCAAATTAAACCAAAATGTTATTCAAGGAATTGCATCGAGTGCCAGCAGGCAGTATGTAGAAAAAACCAAAGCCGCTGGGGATCGTTTTCAATCTTCCTACAGTTATATTTTAGACCCAAAATTTAAACCCATTGGGATTTTGCATATCCCTTATTATGAGGATGATACCTTTAACAACAACGAATTAAAAGAATTCTTGCTGAAACTTGCAGCAGTCTATATTTTACTACTTGCCCTAGCCGTAATTTTGGCTTACATTATTTCTAAATACATTACCCGATCCCTAAAAGCGATAAGCGACAAACTGCACCAAACCAGGCTCAGCAAACGAAATCAAAAAATATATCTAGACGACCCAAGTGAAGAAATCGGAGCTTTGGTAGACGCTTATAACGATATGATCGACGAGTTGGAGCGCAGTGCCACCCTTCTCGCCAAAAGCGAACGGGAACAGGCATGGCGGGAAATGGCGAAGCAGGTAGCCCACGAAATTAAGAATCCGCTTACCCCGATGCGTCTCAGCGTACAAAGTTTCGAAAGAAAATTTGACCCTACGGATGAAAATGCCAAAAGTAAAGTAGCGGAATTCTCCAAAACATTGATTCAGCAAATAGACACCATGAGCAACATTGCTTCTGCTTTTGGAAGTTTTGCCAACATGCCTGCACAGCAGAATGAAACCTTAAATGTAATTGAAGTAGTAAAACTTTCCGTGGATATTTTTAATGAAGATTACATAAGGTTCATCACAGACGAAAAAGAAATCATCGCAAAATTAGACCGTACCCAACTCATTCGGGTAATTACAAATTTGGTAAAAAATGCCATACAAGCGATTCCAGAAGATCGTGATCCAAAAATTGTGGTTAATGTCTATTCTGAAAAAGATAAAGTGAAAATTTCTATTGCCGATAACGGTGTTGGCATTGCCGAAGAAAACCAAGAAAAGATTTTCGAGCCCAAGTTTACTACTAAAACCAGCGGTATGGGATTAGGTTTGGGAATGGTAAAAAACATTGTAGAAACCTATAAAGGTCACATTTGTTTGTCGTCTGTTTTGGATAAAGGCACGGTTTTCACAGTTTCTTTTCCTAAATTTAGGTCTGAATAA
- a CDS encoding NAD(P)-binding domain-containing protein has product MFDALVIGGGAAGMQCALVLGSAHKTAYAKDKKIGIVMHQKASHLQSALLNNVLGIAPGTNGMEILKQGKEQLETLYPHVSQIEKEKVTSVVKEGNYFSVTTNKGNYQARIVVIALGYTDMFSIKGLEQFIEPHALSPKEKNRIQLKNKNHLVEEGLYVAGTLAGGRSQFAIAAGSGAQVATDILTLWNNGKHTKVHDKITE; this is encoded by the coding sequence ATGTTTGATGCTTTAGTTATTGGCGGCGGTGCTGCTGGAATGCAATGCGCCCTGGTTTTGGGCTCTGCACACAAAACAGCCTATGCAAAAGACAAGAAAATAGGCATTGTTATGCATCAAAAGGCCTCTCACCTTCAGTCGGCTTTACTCAATAATGTTTTAGGGATTGCTCCGGGAACAAATGGTATGGAGATTCTTAAACAAGGAAAGGAGCAATTAGAAACACTTTACCCTCATGTTTCTCAAATTGAAAAAGAGAAAGTGACTTCCGTAGTAAAAGAAGGGAATTACTTTTCCGTAACAACAAACAAAGGAAACTACCAGGCCCGCATTGTCGTTATTGCTTTGGGCTATACCGATATGTTCTCCATAAAAGGGCTGGAACAGTTTATAGAACCACATGCTTTGAGTCCGAAAGAAAAAAACAGGATTCAGCTTAAGAATAAAAACCATCTTGTAGAAGAGGGACTTTACGTTGCAGGCACTTTAGCGGGCGGCAGAAGCCAATTTGCCATCGCGGCAGGTAGCGGGGCTCAAGTAGCGACGGATATTTTAACATTGTGGAACAACGGGAAACACACCAAAGTACACGATAAAATTACGGAATAA
- a CDS encoding MarC family protein, with protein MNFDLKEIITAGMILFAVIDIVGNVPIIIDLRNKVGHIQSEKASIVAAVIMVAFLFIGEEILKLIGIDVNSFAVAGSFILFFLAIEMILGITLYKDDAPETASIVPLAFPLIAGAGTMTTLLSLRAEYHVENIIIAIILNIIIVYGVLKSSSKIGKVLGKSGLAVIRKVFGVILLAISVKLFASNVTGLF; from the coding sequence ATGAATTTTGATTTAAAGGAAATAATCACAGCAGGGATGATCCTCTTTGCGGTAATCGATATTGTTGGAAACGTCCCAATTATCATAGATTTACGTAATAAAGTAGGGCACATTCAATCGGAAAAAGCTTCGATTGTTGCTGCTGTTATTATGGTTGCATTTCTTTTTATTGGGGAAGAAATTTTAAAGCTTATTGGCATCGACGTGAACTCCTTTGCAGTTGCCGGTTCTTTTATCTTGTTCTTTTTGGCTATAGAAATGATTTTGGGGATTACCCTCTATAAAGACGACGCCCCTGAAACGGCCTCCATCGTGCCCTTGGCATTTCCCTTAATTGCAGGTGCAGGAACGATGACCACTTTATTATCTTTACGTGCAGAGTACCACGTGGAAAACATAATTATAGCTATTATTTTAAATATTATAATAGTTTACGGGGTCTTAAAATCTTCCAGTAAAATAGGTAAGGTTTTAGGTAAATCTGGATTGGCTGTGATACGTAAAGTTTTTGGTGTAATTTTGTTAGCCATTTCGGTAAAACTATTCGCCAGCAACGTTACTGGCTTATTTTAA
- a CDS encoding DUF3109 family protein — protein MFQLGKTIVSEEILENDFVCNLSACKGACCVDGEAGAPVEEEETKILNEIYPKVKPFLRKEGVEAIEKQGTYIKGEDGEWETPLVNGSECAYVTFAKNGTALCGIEEAYNAGEVSWKKPVSCYLYPVRVKQYQEFAAVNYHKWHICDDACSLGKELQVPVYKFVKNALIEKFGKKWYADLEQVAKDLGH, from the coding sequence ATGTTTCAATTAGGAAAAACCATAGTCTCTGAAGAGATTTTAGAAAACGATTTTGTGTGCAATCTTTCTGCTTGCAAAGGTGCTTGTTGTGTAGATGGTGAGGCGGGTGCACCTGTGGAAGAAGAGGAAACTAAGATTTTAAACGAAATCTATCCTAAAGTAAAACCTTTTTTGCGCAAAGAAGGTGTGGAAGCCATAGAAAAACAAGGTACTTACATAAAAGGCGAAGATGGTGAATGGGAAACCCCTTTGGTAAACGGCAGTGAATGTGCTTATGTAACCTTTGCCAAAAATGGAACCGCCCTTTGCGGAATCGAAGAAGCCTATAACGCTGGGGAGGTGAGCTGGAAAAAACCCGTTTCCTGTTACCTTTATCCTGTTCGCGTAAAACAATACCAAGAATTTGCCGCCGTCAATTACCACAAATGGCATATTTGCGATGATGCGTGCTCGCTTGGAAAAGAACTTCAAGTGCCGGTTTATAAGTTCGTAAAAAATGCCCTTATCGAAAAGTTTGGGAAAAAGTGGTACGCAGATCTAGAGCAGGTAGCTAAAGATTTAGGTCATTAA
- a CDS encoding DUF4412 domain-containing protein codes for MKRFWGCVGIIFLMLPTSTSAQFWKKLQKKVEEKVEQKVIEKTSDKAAETTDSALEKVLNPSIFNVDSTGVGFGMQSSEGLPEIYEFDWVYEMEMQTQKAGEQITMDYFLKHEATYWGMKMEQNSMPMFMVYDMQNDATVMFMEQNGNKQMMVTKMGGIVGSIAEESEGMEGYSLKEIGSKTILGYDCQGYVAENEEYTITMYVTFSAPVSFTDMFSNTKKIPAGFNQKWMHQNGKDGLLMEMEMIDKKKGKNNLLMKCTALEKKSFQIAKANYKNFGG; via the coding sequence ATGAAAAGATTTTGGGGATGTGTAGGAATTATTTTTTTAATGCTTCCAACTTCAACGAGTGCACAGTTTTGGAAAAAACTTCAGAAAAAAGTAGAAGAAAAAGTAGAGCAGAAGGTTATTGAAAAAACTAGTGACAAAGCTGCAGAGACCACAGATAGTGCGTTGGAAAAAGTTTTAAATCCAAGTATTTTTAATGTGGATTCCACAGGTGTTGGCTTTGGAATGCAAAGTAGCGAAGGCCTCCCAGAAATTTATGAATTTGATTGGGTGTATGAAATGGAGATGCAAACCCAAAAGGCGGGGGAGCAAATAACGATGGATTATTTTTTGAAACACGAGGCCACTTATTGGGGAATGAAAATGGAACAAAATTCAATGCCCATGTTTATGGTGTACGACATGCAAAACGACGCCACCGTAATGTTTATGGAGCAAAACGGAAACAAACAGATGATGGTTACCAAAATGGGTGGTATTGTTGGCTCTATTGCAGAAGAAAGTGAAGGTATGGAAGGGTATAGTTTAAAGGAAATAGGGAGTAAAACTATTTTGGGTTATGATTGCCAAGGATATGTGGCAGAAAACGAAGAATACACCATAACAATGTACGTTACTTTTAGTGCGCCAGTTTCTTTTACAGATATGTTTAGCAATACCAAAAAAATACCGGCGGGATTTAATCAAAAATGGATGCACCAAAATGGTAAGGATGGATTGCTAATGGAGATGGAAATGATAGATAAGAAAAAGGGTAAAAATAACCTTTTAATGAAATGTACTGCGCTGGAGAAAAAATCTTTCCAGATTGCCAAGGCAAACTATAAAAATTTTGGAGGTTGA
- a CDS encoding ribonucleotide-diphosphate reductase subunit beta, giving the protein MSEAVEPILQENKDRFVIFPIKHHDIWEWYKKQEACFWTAEEIDLHQDLTDWNNKLNDDERYFIKHILAFFAASDGIVNENLAENFVNEVQFSEAKFFYGFQIMMENIHSETYSLLIDTYVKNEKEKSTLFKAIENFPAIKKKADWALKWIESPSFAERLIAFAAVEGIFFSGAFCSIFWLKKRGLMPGLTFSNELISRDEGMHCDFAVHLHNNHLKNKVSKERIKEIIIDALDIEREFITESLPASLIGMNATLMTQYLEFVTDRLLVELECEKVYNSTNPFDFMDMISLQGKTNFFEKRVSEYQKAGVLSKDDEDQKISFDADF; this is encoded by the coding sequence ATGTCAGAAGCAGTAGAGCCAATTTTACAAGAGAATAAAGACCGATTTGTTATTTTTCCTATAAAGCACCACGATATTTGGGAGTGGTACAAAAAACAAGAGGCTTGTTTTTGGACTGCAGAAGAAATAGATCTGCATCAAGATTTAACCGATTGGAACAATAAATTGAACGACGACGAGCGTTATTTTATAAAGCATATTTTGGCGTTTTTTGCGGCTTCTGATGGAATAGTAAATGAAAATTTAGCGGAAAACTTTGTAAACGAAGTTCAATTCTCTGAAGCAAAGTTCTTTTACGGTTTCCAAATCATGATGGAGAATATCCATTCGGAAACCTATTCTTTATTGATTGATACTTATGTAAAGAACGAAAAGGAAAAATCTACTCTCTTTAAAGCGATTGAAAATTTTCCTGCAATTAAAAAGAAAGCAGATTGGGCTTTAAAATGGATTGAATCCCCAAGTTTTGCAGAGCGTTTAATAGCTTTTGCAGCAGTAGAAGGGATTTTCTTTTCTGGAGCCTTCTGTTCTATATTTTGGTTAAAGAAACGTGGATTAATGCCCGGACTTACTTTTTCCAACGAATTAATTTCTCGTGACGAAGGGATGCACTGCGACTTTGCAGTACACTTGCACAACAACCACCTTAAAAATAAAGTAAGTAAAGAGCGTATTAAAGAAATCATTATAGATGCATTAGACATCGAAAGGGAATTCATCACCGAATCGCTACCTGCGAGTTTAATTGGTATGAACGCTACTTTAATGACGCAGTATTTAGAGTTTGTAACGGATAGATTGTTAGTGGAATTAGAATGCGAAAAAGTATATAATTCTACCAATCCGTTTGATTTTATGGATATGATCTCTCTTCAAGGAAAAACTAATTTCTTCGAAAAAAGAGTTTCAGAATATCAAAAGGCCGGAGTGCTAAGTAAAGACGACGAAGATCAAAAAATTAGCTTCGACGCAGATTTCTAA